The Nicotiana tabacum cultivar K326 chromosome 5, ASM71507v2, whole genome shotgun sequence sequence AACTTTAGCCATAAACCTTAAGAAAGAGAACTTATACAAGAGAAGCGTCTATATATGACTAAGAGACAATATAAACTAGAGATCAAAATTGTTAATTCATTCAACATTAATGTCAAAAATCTTGGGATTACTACCAGCCTTTGGTATAGTAATGTACAAGACACCATCTTTAACCTCAGCCTTAATCTTCTCAAACTCAACATTCTCAGGCAATGCAATTCTTGTACTATACTTTCCATAGCTCTTAGCAGACCATTCTTCCTCACTTATTTTCTTGGCCACTTTCTCAGCTTTCACAACCAACATTTTCTCTTCTACCCAAACCTTCACATCTTCTTTGGTCATGCCTGGCATATCAAATCTTATTTTGTATTCTCCTTCACTTTCCTTTATCTCCCATGGTGTCCTTCCTCTTCTGTACCCAACATCTTCTTCTGCAACCCAATTTCCATTTAAAGCAAAAGGGTCTTCCATGATTCTGTCCATTGTGTCCATCATTTGTTGCACTGTCCTTGCTGTTGGGAACCTATCCCACAACCCTGCAGCCACAAATAAAATATTCAAGAAACGTCAACAACAAACTACTATACAGATATTAATAAATTTGAGAAAGGTAATGTATGTGATTTTGGTACATGTTTAGCAAAAGCCAGATTCAAGATTTGAATGAATTTGAGGTTTTACCCTAGCCAATTTAATTTAATCCATTCaagatttattttttataattgtttaataatttttttagcaCACATACATGATATGTCAAAAAATTGCTGGGCTTATAAGCTAGATCCACCCCTGGGTTCAAGGTAACTAAATGTACGAACCTcaggaaaaatggctcaaaatgaAAACAATAGCAAAATCAAATCTATATTTGAATAAGCCAACCCAATTCACCAAGTTTAAACGGTATGAATTTGTGATTCGTTTACTTATTTGACCCAACAGCTTGAAATCGAGATAACCTTTCAAACTATTGGGTTTGCCAAAATAGTATAACTCAAAATGTCAAAATGCAATCCGACCTTAGACATACAAAATCAAAATTGAGAATGTGATATGTTATGATATGTCATTTCACTCATTATGACACAAGCAAATTTTAAACAAGTTATaactcatttttaaaattttacttgTTTTGATCTATCCAAATTTGACTCATTCCGCTGATAAGCAACCTCTATTCATCATCAAGCACTTTGACATCGTGcaacaagagagagagagagagagagagagagtaataaaagaaaaaaaaaggaaatattttgaaTCTTACCAACAGGGGCCATTTGGGGTGATCTCTTTATGGGTTGCTGAGATTGGTGCTTGTTCTTTTCAAGATTGTGTCTTTCATCAACTGACATGGCCTTCACTTTGTTATTACAACCTCTACTAGATATTGGAACAGAGTAGTAGGAAAATTTTGGATTGTTGACAGAAAATGGAAAAGGTTGAGAAATTGAAAATCTTGATAAGCAGTGAGCCATGTTGTGTTATCTTTGAAACTTCAGTTGCAAATCCAGAAACATAGGGGAACGTCATAATATAAAGGGAACAGGGCGAAGATTGTTCTGGAAGCAGGGCCTAAGAAAGCCTATCTTGGCTTGTTTCTGGACTTCTCTGGAAACTTAGataatatatatattagataATAAGGAGTCATTTAGCTCTACAAATTTTCAAATCAAACATAGTGTAACTACGAAATTTCTAGAACCAACGACTTCTATCCTATAGTCGTTCTTTTTCGGTTtaattatctttttctttttttttgagatATGAGTAGTCATTTTACATGGtgatctttcttttattttgtggcATGGAATTACAAAGCTGCAAAGCTTGACGTGGCCAGCAACATGGCATAACTCAAAACCTGATGTCTAAGACCCTGTTTAGTCAAACTgtaaattacttatttttaaaaatacttatgttcaaaagtacttttagaaaaaatatttttacaaagtAGCAATTGATGTTTGATCAATGCATTGAGTAGTACTTTTTACAAGCAAATTGAGTTAGGCTTATCATCCCAAAAAGTACTTTCAAGTTCAAATTACTGAGAAAAGACCATAAAAGTTTAATTTGCAATTAGTGTTATTTGAAAGAGATAaatgaatttaaatatttattataataaaattttaatctaaacatttaataaatataaaatatagttattcCAAAGCGATAATATTGAGTATCCAGTATTAGTTATTGTTTacatgatgatttaaatatatcaaaatacatcactcaatataaattaaaaatctacTCTTATAAATTACTATATAAAAGAAGAGATATATTTACAGTACAATGAATAttccaaaaaatggaaaaaaagaataatatgatagaataaaaaatagaagaaatgtatggtaaaagagaaaaagaaaataaaaatattaaattaataagaaataatataaatttaatataaggatatttttgtcttgaataaattaattttctgtttctacttcttggaagaagctagaaCTTGTAATTTCTccccaaaaatagaaaaattgctTCTGCTAttactcaaaagcactttttcatTTTGGCCAAACATCTTAAATTTTTTTGTACTTTCAAAACAATCCATTCATAATTCAATTACTTTAATGTGATAAAAAATAATCTTTACTCTACGGTCATACTAAGCAAAGTTTGTTTTATGACCCTGTCGTAAAATTTAATCCTGATTAATGTCACAAACTTAATTTGCGTTTGGCGAgtgatttcttttttctttttgttttaaatttcatTTCTGGTCTTGATTTGTGTTGGAAATTCTTTATCGAAATCCAGAAGGTGCGAGGAATAGTATCTGTAGGATATTCGGTAGAAGATGACAGTCCAGAACCAGACATTCAGTATGGACTTTTAGCTAATCTTTCTGCTTTTTATTCGAATAAAAACAGCTATTATAATTAACGTTCTAATACATAGCCAATGGAATGGAAAAATGAAGAATCTACCCGAAAACCTTTAGCTCTTTATGAATCATGCCGGTGTTTAGCTTGTCCAGTTTCTAATAAGCAGCAAGGGCGGACTTAACGTACGAATCGGACGAATTCAATAACTTTTGCTTGTATAttataatcaaattaaaaaaattattaattatacataaatatttaattatgaaCACAATAACCCAGACAAGTTCCGAAATTTTCTTTAAAGTATAAGTATATAAGTAACAGATTCACTATGACAACGAGGCAAGGTCCACTCATCAAACGGGCCGGATGTAATGTAGTTAGAAGGCTGTCTTTGCTAACTTTCCTTTTTtgtcttttaatatttttcgttGGTGAGGATAGAGGAGTTTGCTTTTTTAGTGGGAATTTTTATATTTCTATGCCacatatgaaaccttattaccctcaatatttaaggtttgatttaattatacttagtataccaaattatcaattttataccataattaattaagggTATAATTAATTGTACGttttttactccttaattaaaggaatctgAAAATTCTTCTTTGTTTATATGAGAACAGATTTGAAGTGCTTAATCCAGACATTCTTGGATGCAGATTCCTCCAATATTCATTCTTCAATGCAATAAGTTTCTCGTTGAAGCCTAATCCAAAATATTGTTTTTGGTTCTTCCATATATTACAGATAATGCTATTAGATGTGATGGAAAATCAGTAGCAACTTTTGGTGAATAAATACTGCATTTTTTGGGAATGTTCGGCAATATTAACTGAAAATCTTATCTTAACATTTTTCAATTCAAACATCCATCAGAACCATTCCAGTTACAAATAAGATGAAAACAGAATCAATTAGCAACAAAGAATATGCTAGATATATACTGAAAGAACATATCTTTCGGTATATTTTCTACAAAAATTCTACAAATATACAACAAATCAGTTTAAGTATGTATAAAGCAGTATTATTTGTAAGGGTATCTACATAATCACTATAGactgttttttgcagaagatttatagaagttttagtcgcttttgatttgtgaaaacagaaaacaaagcatctacaatcagaatacaaataatctacaatttatctacaaaatatctacatactgggtacattgaattttaatatcctaattctcattcaattgtagcttaattggtatttacgacataattgcgttttttgcagaagattttgtagaagttttagtcattttggatttgtaaaaatagaaaacaaagcatctacaattaaaatacaaataatctataatttatctacaaactgggtacattgaatttttatatcccaatttccattcaattgtagcataattgagatttttgacataattgcattttttcagaagatttgtagaagtttttatttgtgaaaacagaaaataaagcatctacaatcagaatacaaataatctacaatttatctacaatttctgcaatatgtagaaattcaatctgaaattcagtcaaaaccaagtctaatcttcaccaaaacccctcaaaattgagatataaactccaaaccatattcccgattatttttaacaacacccaattcaaacaaataatgatttttgaaaacccaaatttgaattcaaagctttcaagctttttaatggttgtcaatagTGGAATTGCTGGTCTCTTTTCATTTGctttgtattactgaaatttgtgattgagaaatagagagagatGTAGAGAGAATTTCTGGAAACAGAGTGTATCACAAAAACGGAGTATGAAAAATCTTGTTCTGCATTGTGGAAGATCAAAGTGAAGCCGACGATAATTATGGAATGTGCGTGATTTGCGTTGGGGAAGATCTAGAAAATATTTAATTCCCCTCTTTTAGCGCGCAAAATAAGGAATCATAAAACTACagtgattccttatttaatgcattgtATATATTAGGTAGAAATACTATTAACATGAAGGGTAATAAATAAACTAAGAACATATTTagtaatatagtttcatatatggtatatatACGAAAACGCCTCTTTTTAATGCCTACTAGATATAAGCAGCCCGTGCTTAGCAAGGCCCAAAGTCAGCCTAGATAATTTATTCTTTTGCAAGTCTTttctatttctatatttttttcctaGGTGCTGGTCAATTAAAATTTGACAATATCAAATAATTGGCATATGTGCAGGAGCACACTGAAAAAAGAAACGAACTTAACAGAAATTGTGAAATGCATCATGCAACTCAAATGCATATACAGCTTTGATAGGTAAATAAAATTTGAATAAGTAATTATAATTTCAATTGGCCATTTGAATTTCTTTTACCATGGCCACTGTGCTCCTGAGATTAATgaatataaaagaaagaaaagtttgTCAACTTCCTGCCTCCCTGAGAACCAGTACTAAATGAGGTATTTATACATAGTTGGAGGGAGCTACCTGAAGAGGCTAAAGGATAGTTAAGGATGGATAAATTACTTGCAATTCTCATCTTCTAGGGCGTAAACAGCAAAAAAGATATACCAATTTTGAAAACTAACAAGAATACATGTCTAATTTAGTAATGATAAGGTTGTACAGAGCTAATGTAAATAGAGTCCTTTATGATCTTAGATTTGTAAGAACTGGGGGCTGTATATTGTTCCAGGAAAGCTAGGCTCAAAGTCCTCTTCCTTATGTAATCGTGTTTCAGCATATATAACCTTTTTCCACCCAGAAACCAAGCAGGGAGGTTCCTTTATAAAAAAGACCGCCATTACAAAAGGGTGAAAAACTAAATATCATCTTGAACAGGGAACTGCTTCGATCATAGTTGAAGACTGGTAAAATCCATCAAGAGAAGAAATAAGATTAGAGTAGAGTTTTAGTACAATATAGGAATGCAAAACAAGAGAAAGAAACGGTTAGAATACTAATACCAAATTGGCTCGAAAATAGCATTGTgtgatattattttttttgggtaAGTAGCATAAGTTCCTGTGTAATTCTAATCTTGGTGCTCTTCTCTCAAGCAATCCATAGAATCTCAAGCAACTTGACGTGCGATGttatcaattagttgatctattaGTGTGTCTAAAACATATTAACATTCATATTAAACTTTACATAAGTCACCTCACATCATTGTTACAAAATGAGCTTAACTAATTAACACATTGGCTTTATTATCTcacatattaatattattaactCAAACACTCAAGATTATAAAAAATATCACGTAAAAGCATTCAAACATCCGAAGATCGAAAGAAACACATATTCTTGCATTAAAAGCTATCGCATTGAATAATGAAATACCAGCCTTAATATCTTGCAATATAGCTTTTAAAGAATCCATTTGGAACTCCAAATCTTGTCCCTTCTTTAAATAACCTCAATTGTTTGTTTAAATGTCACTTTACCAAAATAACTCTCTCCTAAAAGAACTTAAATGTAAGCCCGAGAAATCAAAAAATTATCCAAAAGCATAGTTGTGTAGAAACAATTCTCTGCAACAACTCAAAATTAGGATTACTGTTCACATTTAGTTTAACTAACACAAAATTAATTGAAAAGAAGTGGCTTCATGCCCTCATCTTTTGTTCAGAAAAGGAATTCACAAGAATGCTACAACCAATAAAGAAGGTAAAAACTGAACCATATGTCTAGAAGTCTTGTTGATCAAATATATATCATCagataagaaaaataaagttAGATATACATGCCAACTAAACCTTTGCCATTCAACACTTTTTAGCTACTTTTTATACAAAAAAAACGCCAGCAACTAATGCTTGTTGCACCTGAAATTGGTACATCATAAACTCACACATAATTCAAGATAAGTCGAATAACTCCAATCAGGATTGATTACTAATATTTTTTTGTCTAATGACATAACAAAAAAGCTAAAAGGCTCATACTATCTGTAAAAAGTCATCGCATTGGTAAAAAATTGACAATATACTTTATATTTGACGCATGTAAGGTGTATTCATTACTGGAAGCACCAAGAAAGTGCTGATTTACGAAAGATAAAAGAAACTGGAGATCCAAGAGCACACACAATAAATGATTGATAGGTTTATCTCTAAAATTAATTGCCACaacaaaaacagaaagaaatttaaAATATATGCCTAATCTTCGTGGAAAGGTTTTCTAATGCTTCTATAAGGTAGGAGTACTTTAAACATACTTGTTTAAAGTATGCAAGAATATGTGTGTCAACAAACTTCATACAATAGAGGAGCAGAAAGCTATGACTTTTCTGCTGAAGCCACTGGATATGGCGGCAAAGTTGCCGGTAATGTCATTTTTTACTGCACGCTCTACCATTTGACTCTGATTATAAAgctcatttgtcatttttattgtatTGCTATTAttgtattgctgttattttattatgcatttttatggtactaatatatcggttTCGGTTGCTTTTTGAGTCGatggtctcctggaaacagcctctctacccttcggggtaggggtaaggtctgcgtacatattaccctccccagaccccacgtgtgggattatactgggttgttgttgttgttgtaacatCCCCAATTTAGAATCTTATGTAAAAATTATAGAATCCCAGAAACTACAGAATCATAATTACCAATTtataaccaaaaaaataaatgcaaacacttaaattaatcaattacctTTCTAAAGCAAAGTTGGACCTTTAGAGTAAGCTAAACCCAACTTGTGTATTCAAATACTTGGTTAAGAACTCCATGAATCGAACTGAAATGTCAAGCAACGCCACTTTAAAGAAACCTAACGGCAGAAATGAAGCTTCATTTATTTGAGATTCACAAATCAAAGATGAAATTTACATTTTaggaacaaaagaaatttttagaAAAACAATGAGCGAAGAGTTtgatagagagagagaaagagagaaacaAAGAGCCCAAAATGAGACTTAAAAGTTAATTCgatgtaataaaaaaaaaaaagcgaagCAAGTCAATAGATGTACAAACAGAACTGTAGTGAGATATGAAATGGCAATTTTGCCCTTGGTC is a genomic window containing:
- the LOC107798647 gene encoding small heat shock protein, chloroplastic is translated as MAHCLSRFSISQPFPFSVNNPKFSYYSVPISSRGCNNKVKAMSVDERHNLEKNKHQSQQPIKRSPQMAPVGLWDRFPTARTVQQMMDTMDRIMEDPFALNGNWVAEEDVGYRRGRTPWEIKESEGEYKIRFDMPGMTKEDVKVWVEEKMLVVKAEKVAKKISEEEWSAKSYGKYSTRIALPENVEFEKIKAEVKDGVLYITIPKAGSNPKIFDINVE